The segment ACAACAAAACCAACCGGGCAAGGAACGGGTTTAGGTTTATCGTTGAGTTATGATATTGTAAAAGCACATGGCGGTGAATTGAAAGTAGAAACAAGAGAAGGACAAGGCACAACATTCAGTATTATTTTACCCATATAATCTTACATTGAACATGAAAATTTTAGTTGTTGACGACGAACAGGATGTACAGACATTATTCGAACAACGTTTCAGAAAAGAGATCAAAAACGGTGAGTTCAATTTTGTTTTTGCATTCAGCGGCGAGGAGGCACTTACTTATTTAAAGAATCACGAGCAAGAAGCGGTTCTCATTCTCAGCGATATTAATATGCCGGGCATGAGTGGACTCCAGTTGCTTGAAGAAATCAAACAAAAATATCACAAACCACCGCCGGTTGTTATGATGATCACTGCCTATGGGGATGCAGAAAATTTCAATACTGCAAAGCAATTAGGAGCAGATGATTTTTTAACCAAGCCCGTTGATTTTACTGTATTAAAAGAAAAACTCAAAACCATCAAGTAATGGCAAAAATATTAGTGGCCGACGACGAAGCGGATCTGGAAGTATTGATCAAGCAGAAATTCAGGCAAAAAATAAGAGAGCAGGAGTATGAATTTGTTTTTGCAGTAAACGGAACAGATGCACTGGAAAAAATTCTGCAGCACCC is part of the Lacibacter sediminis genome and harbors:
- a CDS encoding response regulator, encoding MKILVVDDEQDVQTLFEQRFRKEIKNGEFNFVFAFSGEEALTYLKNHEQEAVLILSDINMPGMSGLQLLEEIKQKYHKPPPVVMMITAYGDAENFNTAKQLGADDFLTKPVDFTVLKEKLKTIK